A stretch of the Narcine bancroftii isolate sNarBan1 chromosome 14, sNarBan1.hap1, whole genome shotgun sequence genome encodes the following:
- the LOC138749765 gene encoding uncharacterized protein, which yields MRQFYTLRSAPCHRHPPLSPLPPAPSAQPPATGTLRSAPCHRHPPLSPLPPAPSAQPPATGTLRSAPCHRHPPLSPLPPAPSAQPPATGTLRSAPCHRHPPLSPLPPAPSAQPPATGTLRSAPCHRHPPLSPLPPAPSAQPPATGTLRSAPCHRHPPLSPLPPAPSAQPPATGTLRSAPCHRHPPLSPLPPAPSAQPPATGTLRSAPCHRHPPLSPLPPAPSAQPPATGTLRSAPCHRHPPLSPLPPAPSAQPPATGTLRSAPCHRHPPLSPLPPAPSTQPPATGTLLSAPTW from the coding sequence ATGAGGCAATTCTACACCCTCCGCTCAGCCCCCTGCCACCGGCACCCTCCGCTCAGCCCCCTGCCACCGGCACCCTCCGCTCAGCCCCCTGCCACCGGCACCCTCCGCTCAGCCCCCTGCCACCGGCACCCTCCGCTCAGCCCCCTGCCACCGGCACCCTCCGCTCAGCCCCCTGCCACCGGCACCCTCCGCTCAGCCCCCTGCCACCGGCACCCTCCGCTCAGCCCCCTGCCACCGGCACCCTCCGCTCAGCCCCCTGCCACCGGCACCCTCCGCTCAGCCCCCTGCCACCGGCACCCTCCGCTCAGCCCCCTGCCACCGGCACCCTCCGCTCAGCCCCCTGCCACCGGCACCCTCCGCTCAGCCCCCTGCCACCGGCACCCTCCGCTCAGCCCCCTGCCACCGGCACCCTCCGCTCAGCCCCCTGCCACCGGCACCCTCCGCTCAGCCCCCTGCCACCGGCACCCTCCGCTCAGCCCCCTGCCACCGGCACCCTCCGCTCAGCCCCCTGCCACCGGCACCCTCCGCTCAGCCCCCTGCCACCGGCACCCTCCGCTCAGCCCCCTGCCACCGGCACCCTCCGCTCAGCCCCCTGCCACCGGCACCCTCCGCTCAGCCCCCTGCCACCGGCACCCTCCGCTCAGCCCCCTGCCACCGGCACCCTCCGCTCAGCCCCCTGCCACCGGCACCCTCCGCTCAGCCCCCTGCCACCGGCACCCTCCGCTCAGCCCCCTGCCACCGGCACCCTCCGCTCAGCCCCCTGCCACCGGCACCCTCCGCTCAGCCCCCTGCCACCGGCACCCTCCGCTCAGCCCCCTGCCACCGGcaccctccactcagccccctgCAACTGGCACCCTCCTCTCAGCACCCACGTGGTGA